In Sphingobacterium sp. lm-10, one DNA window encodes the following:
- a CDS encoding TerD family protein, whose translation MAINLQKGQRENINAPKFTIGLGWDTNSSSTGSAFDLDASVFVLGENKKILSDRHFVFYNNLKSPNEALIHTGDNQTGDGEGDDEQILVDLSKIEEAASEICIVITIHDALSRGQNFGQVRNSFIRIVNTLSNEELLKYELEEDFSIETAVEFGRIYKKNGDWKFEAVGVGMKGGLEDYLTKYN comes from the coding sequence ATGGCAATCAACTTACAAAAAGGGCAAAGAGAAAATATCAATGCACCCAAATTTACGATCGGCTTAGGATGGGATACGAACAGTTCATCCACGGGAAGCGCATTTGACTTAGACGCTTCCGTATTCGTTCTGGGAGAAAACAAGAAAATACTTTCAGATCGACACTTCGTATTCTATAACAATTTGAAATCACCTAACGAGGCATTAATTCATACCGGAGACAACCAAACTGGAGATGGGGAAGGAGATGACGAGCAAATTTTGGTAGACCTTTCTAAGATAGAAGAGGCAGCCAGTGAGATTTGTATTGTCATCACCATCCATGATGCCTTGTCTCGTGGACAGAATTTTGGACAGGTGCGCAATTCCTTCATTCGTATCGTGAATACCCTTTCCAATGAAGAATTATTGAAGTATGAGTTAGAAGAAGATTTTTCGATAGAAACAGCGGTGGAATTCGGCCGTATTTACAAGAAAAATGGGGATTGGAAATTTGAAGCCGTAGGCGTAGGCATGAAAGGCGGACTAGAAGATTATTTAACTAAATATAATTAA
- a CDS encoding stress protein, protein MAINLQKITLEKKGDTHFIDLSKQVGPITDEINIHLNWSNGKKIGLFGSLFSKDIDLDLGCFYELNNGERNVIDGLQFSGGRGGAKDRKTRQGRYVSEPWVWHAGDDRGTSSGSGEDIIINPAGISDLKRVVIYCFIYEGAARWKETNGIVTVKVPGTAEIEVQMGAQSSVQKFCAIAEVLFSSQSIEVKKLVTFHNSHAECDKKYGWGLKWSAGSK, encoded by the coding sequence ATGGCTATTAACCTTCAAAAGATCACGCTTGAAAAAAAGGGCGATACACATTTTATTGACCTTTCTAAGCAGGTAGGTCCAATTACGGATGAAATAAATATCCACCTTAACTGGTCTAATGGTAAAAAAATAGGCTTATTTGGAAGTCTGTTTAGTAAAGATATTGATTTAGATCTGGGTTGTTTCTACGAGTTAAACAACGGCGAACGAAATGTAATAGATGGACTTCAATTCTCTGGCGGAAGAGGAGGGGCAAAAGATAGAAAAACTAGACAAGGCCGATACGTATCGGAGCCATGGGTATGGCACGCTGGAGATGATAGAGGTACGAGTTCTGGATCCGGCGAGGACATTATAATCAATCCGGCAGGTATTAGTGATTTGAAAAGGGTCGTGATATACTGCTTCATATATGAGGGAGCCGCACGATGGAAAGAAACCAATGGTATAGTCACGGTTAAGGTTCCCGGAACCGCGGAAATAGAGGTACAGATGGGTGCGCAATCAAGCGTACAAAAGTTTTGTGCAATTGCTGAAGTGCTGTTTTCCTCACAGTCCATTGAAGTGAAAAAATTAGTGACGTTTCATAATTCTCATGCCGAATGCGACAAAAAGTATGGATGGGGATTAAAGTGGTCTGCAGGTTCAAAATAA
- a CDS encoding TerD family protein gives MAINLQKGQRIEVGLTKITIGLGWDPNEGTGEDFDLDASAFMVDQSQHIPAEHFFIFYGNTDSPDGALHHTGDDPTGGNSADGDDESIQIDLSKVDERVQEISFVVTIHDAIVRRQNYGQVRNSYIRIVDDSTGQEVAKYELGEDFSLETAVEFGRLYRRNQHWKFEASGIGYKEDLAFFLSKYYKGQIIK, from the coding sequence ATGGCTATTAATCTACAAAAGGGACAACGGATAGAGGTAGGACTCACTAAGATAACTATTGGTCTTGGTTGGGATCCAAACGAGGGCACAGGCGAAGATTTTGACCTAGACGCTTCCGCATTTATGGTTGACCAATCTCAGCATATCCCCGCTGAACATTTTTTTATTTTCTACGGCAACACGGATTCTCCCGATGGTGCACTACATCATACAGGCGACGATCCAACAGGTGGCAATAGTGCGGATGGAGATGATGAGAGTATACAAATTGATTTATCCAAAGTTGACGAAAGAGTACAGGAAATATCCTTCGTGGTCACTATTCACGATGCGATAGTGAGGAGACAAAACTATGGACAGGTGAGAAATTCTTATATACGGATCGTGGACGATAGCACTGGCCAAGAAGTGGCAAAGTATGAATTAGGAGAAGATTTTTCCCTTGAAACAGCGGTAGAGTTTGGAAGGCTATATCGCCGAAATCAGCATTGGAAGTTTGAGGCTTCTGGTATAGGTTATAAAGAGGATCTAGCATTTTTCCTGTCGAAATACTATAAAGGACAAATTATAAAATAA